CAGTTAGCATGATTCTCATAATCTTGTTTGCTTTCATCTCTGTTTCTCATGCCGGAAATATCATAACGGTGGATCAGTCCGGTCACGGTGATTTCTACAAAATACAAGACGCTATCAATTCTATTCCGGCAAACAATAAGGAGGCTGTGACAATTTCGATCAATCCTGGAAAATACAAGGAGACTATCACCGTACCTCCAGACAAGCCATTCATAACATTAAGAGGTAGCACCACAAAACCAAGCGACGTGATAATTACGTGGGATCAAAGTGGCGACATTGTTACTGTTGCGACATTTCATGTTTTGGCTTCCGACTTCATAGCTCGCGACGTAACGTTTCAAAACACATTCGGGCATGGTCATCAAGCAGTTGCGCTAAGGGTCTCCGGCGATAGAGTATCGTTTTACGACTGCTCGATTATCGGTTACCAAGATACGCTATTCGACGAAACCGGCAGACATTACTACGAAAATTGTTACATTGAAGGAGTCGTTGATTTCATATTCGGAAGCGCCACCTCTTTCTTTCACAGTTGTCACATACATTCGGCAAGAGCAGGATTTATTACGGCGCAGCGAAGGGAAACGCCGACTGATAATGGAGGGTTCGTGTTCTTTAAGGGTTCGATTACGGGCGAAGGTGGAAAAACTTATTTAGGAAGACCATGGGTGGGTTCTTATGCTAGGGTCATCTTCGCCTACACTAACATGGAGAATGTGATAGAACCAGCAGGTTGGTCTGATGATGGAATCGGAGAAAAAGAATTGAAGGCGAAGTCGTTTTGTGGGCAGTTCAAATGCGACGGACC
The window above is part of the Fragaria vesca subsp. vesca linkage group LG2, FraVesHawaii_1.0, whole genome shotgun sequence genome. Proteins encoded here:
- the LOC101307093 gene encoding putative pectinesterase 11-like, with product MARGAPVSMILIILFAFISVSHAGNIITVDQSGHGDFYKIQDAINSIPANNKEAVTISINPGKYKETITVPPDKPFITLRGSTTKPSDVIITWDQSGDIVTVATFHVLASDFIARDVTFQNTFGHGHQAVALRVSGDRVSFYDCSIIGYQDTLFDETGRHYYENCYIEGVVDFIFGSATSFFHSCHIHSARAGFITAQRRETPTDNGGFVFFKGSITGEGGKTYLGRPWVGSYARVIFAYTNMENVIEPAGWSDDGIGEKELKAKSFCGQFKCDGPGATTSERVQWAREFSEEEISKFVTTDFINGKDWLKSSTPVTTPPPPSAPPPMKPSSPPPAPVVIPSSPPPAPEMKPSSPPRLMKPSSPPPPPVVIPSSPPPAPVTQLSSSPPPPLPLRVIITPFSPPSTSVNSGGKEGEPIIMLYYSGASSHSKHRFSTGGILALAAGLVAAAGLGVWLYRRRRTLNEKLNRSCFC